One window from the genome of Amycolatopsis sp. NBC_01480 encodes:
- a CDS encoding SigE family RNA polymerase sigma factor encodes MARGDAEFAEFVRASSARLLRAAYLLTGDRHQAEDDVQTALVRTYTSWGKIRRQDPFAYTRRVLANHVIDRWRRPIREDATEELPERPVVRDFTDGVVTQEWLMRALAELSARERAVVVLRHFCDLSEADVAAELKVSLGTVKSTNSRALAKMRVAAGPRVLECAAGRAS; translated from the coding sequence ATGGCCCGCGGTGACGCCGAATTCGCCGAGTTCGTCCGGGCGAGCTCGGCGCGGCTGCTGCGCGCGGCGTACCTGCTGACCGGCGATCGCCACCAGGCCGAGGACGACGTCCAGACCGCCCTGGTCCGCACGTACACCTCGTGGGGGAAGATCCGGCGGCAGGACCCGTTCGCCTACACCCGCCGGGTGCTCGCGAACCACGTGATCGACCGCTGGCGCCGCCCGATCCGCGAGGACGCCACCGAGGAGCTGCCCGAGCGGCCGGTCGTCCGGGACTTCACCGACGGCGTCGTCACGCAGGAGTGGCTGATGCGCGCGCTGGCCGAGCTGAGCGCGCGGGAACGAGCCGTGGTGGTGCTGCGGCACTTCTGCGACCTGTCCGAGGCGGACGTCGCCGCCGAGTTGAAGGTCTCACTGGGCACGGTGAAGAGCACGAACTCCCGGGCGCTCGCGAAGATGCGCGTGGCGGCCGGTCCGCGGGTGCTCGAATGCGCGGCGGGGAGGGCATCGTGA
- a CDS encoding nuclear transport factor 2 family protein codes for MKALRGKGFGPGLLAGGNLGTAGWSRPALEGRSALMPESARAIENLILTYAACVDAGDFAGVGELFAEGVFAGGRTPATGRAAVERYFRDMLIVYADGTPRTRHLTTNLRIEVDEAAGTATAHSYWTALQAVADLPLQPIASGHYDDRFARRDGQWRFTERRPSVDLAGNLAYHLKPGALS; via the coding sequence GTGAAGGCTCTGCGGGGCAAGGGGTTCGGCCCCGGGCTGCTCGCCGGGGGTAACCTCGGCACAGCCGGGTGGAGCCGTCCCGCCCTCGAAGGTCGGAGTGCGTTGATGCCGGAGTCCGCCCGGGCGATCGAGAACCTGATCCTGACCTACGCGGCGTGTGTCGACGCGGGGGACTTCGCCGGTGTCGGCGAGTTGTTCGCCGAGGGGGTGTTCGCCGGTGGCCGCACGCCCGCGACCGGCCGTGCGGCGGTGGAGCGGTATTTCCGGGACATGCTGATCGTCTACGCCGACGGCACGCCCCGGACCCGGCACCTGACCACGAACCTGCGCATCGAGGTGGACGAGGCCGCCGGTACCGCGACCGCGCACAGCTACTGGACCGCGTTGCAGGCCGTGGCGGACCTCCCGCTGCAGCCGATCGCCTCCGGCCACTACGACGACCGCTTCGCCCGCCGCGACGGGCAGTGGCGGTTCACCGAGCGGCGCCCGTCGGTCGACCTGGCGGGGAACCTGGCCTACCACCTGAAACCGGGCGCGCTGTCGTAG
- the lepB gene encoding signal peptidase I has translation MADPIPREYAGSDPERPDPDDPGESSGSDGRGRKARKKRPFWQELPILIVIALVLTILIQQFVGKVFMIPSESMETTLHGCTGCFGDRVLVDRVTYDFTDPGPGDVIVFSGPQSWAENEIAPQEPSNFFAKAVREIGSLVGFAPPDERDFVKRVIAVGGQTVQCCDPQGRVMVDGKALTEPYIHWADPNNPVQQPFAPVKVPAGTLWVMGDNRNDSCDSRCQGGGGAKAAVPVGNVIGKARLIVLPPSRWGGVSDYNAQQNATAVALGAPGWQQGVPLGVGAALSVPTLFLGRRMRESLGQRKKRRR, from the coding sequence GTGGCCGACCCCATTCCCCGTGAATACGCCGGAAGTGACCCCGAACGTCCGGATCCGGACGACCCGGGCGAGTCCTCCGGCTCCGACGGGCGCGGCCGCAAGGCGCGCAAGAAACGCCCGTTCTGGCAGGAACTCCCGATCCTGATCGTGATCGCGCTGGTGCTCACGATCCTGATCCAGCAGTTCGTCGGCAAGGTCTTCATGATCCCGTCCGAGTCGATGGAGACCACGCTGCACGGCTGCACCGGCTGCTTCGGCGACCGGGTGCTGGTCGACCGCGTCACCTACGACTTCACCGATCCCGGCCCTGGCGACGTGATCGTGTTCAGCGGCCCGCAGTCGTGGGCCGAGAACGAGATCGCGCCGCAGGAGCCGAGCAACTTCTTCGCCAAGGCGGTGCGCGAGATCGGCTCGCTGGTCGGCTTCGCGCCGCCGGACGAGCGGGACTTCGTCAAGCGCGTGATCGCCGTCGGCGGCCAGACCGTGCAGTGCTGCGACCCGCAGGGCCGGGTGATGGTGGACGGCAAGGCGCTCACCGAGCCGTACATCCACTGGGCGGACCCGAACAACCCGGTGCAGCAGCCGTTCGCGCCGGTCAAGGTCCCCGCAGGCACCCTCTGGGTGATGGGCGACAACCGCAACGACTCCTGCGACTCCCGCTGCCAGGGCGGCGGCGGGGCCAAGGCGGCGGTGCCGGTGGGCAACGTGATCGGCAAGGCGCGCCTGATCGTGCTGCCGCCGTCCCGCTGGGGCGGGGTCAGCGACTACAACGCCCAGCAGAACGCGACCGCGGTCGCCCTCGGCGCACCCGGATGGCAGCAGGGCGTCCCGCTGGGCGTCGGCGCGGCCTTGTCCGTGCCGACGCTGTTCCTCGGCCGCCGGATGCGGGAAAGCTTGGGGCAGCGGAAAAAGCGGCGCCGGTAG
- a CDS encoding crotonase/enoyl-CoA hydratase family protein encodes MTALADKTVLVDHRGPVTTIGINRPDRRNAVDRATAEALAAAFRAFDADPSSSVAVLYGAGGTFCAGADLKAISSGAGNRAEPGGDGPMGPTRLKPAKPVIAAINGHAVAGGLELAIWADLRVVEETAVLGVFCRRWGVPLIDGGTVRLPRLIGRSHAMDLILTGRPVDAAEALRIGLANRVVPDGGALEAAVELGHELAAFPQTCLREDRASVLEQDGLDEEAALANEFRHGQVSLASDTLAGATRFATRRDPSGR; translated from the coding sequence ATGACCGCGCTCGCCGACAAGACCGTGCTCGTCGATCACCGCGGACCGGTGACCACCATCGGCATCAACCGCCCCGACCGCCGCAACGCCGTCGACCGGGCCACGGCCGAGGCGCTCGCGGCGGCGTTCCGCGCGTTCGACGCGGATCCGTCCAGCTCCGTCGCGGTGCTCTACGGCGCGGGCGGCACGTTCTGCGCGGGCGCGGACCTGAAGGCGATCAGCTCGGGCGCCGGCAACCGCGCCGAGCCCGGCGGCGACGGTCCGATGGGCCCGACCCGCCTGAAGCCGGCGAAGCCGGTGATCGCCGCGATCAACGGCCACGCGGTGGCGGGCGGGCTGGAACTGGCGATCTGGGCGGACCTGCGGGTGGTCGAGGAGACCGCGGTGCTCGGTGTGTTCTGCCGCCGCTGGGGCGTCCCGCTGATCGACGGCGGCACGGTCCGGCTGCCCCGGCTGATCGGCCGCAGCCACGCGATGGACCTGATCCTCACCGGCCGTCCGGTCGACGCCGCCGAGGCGCTGCGGATCGGGCTGGCCAACCGCGTCGTCCCGGACGGCGGCGCGCTGGAGGCCGCGGTGGAGCTGGGCCACGAGCTGGCCGCGTTCCCGCAGACCTGCCTGCGCGAGGACCGCGCGTCCGTGCTGGAACAGGACGGGCTGGACGAAGAAGCCGCACTGGCCAACGAGTTCCGGCACGGCCAGGTGTCGCTCGCGAGCGACACCCTCGCCGGCGCGACCCGCTTCGCCACCCGGCGCGACCCGTCCGGGCGCTGA
- a CDS encoding TetR/AcrR family transcriptional regulator: MTATRQEQHARTHQNLLDATVHCLVEFGYAGTTTQRVQERAGVSRGALLHHFGSKQELFVAAIHHVAEGRLARLREEGPADSLRGLVTALRASMSGPLYLAGLELWMGARTDPALHASLVPAERELGRELRTAFAQVSPLSEGVSEKDNRIAFDSLLMLLRGLALTGVLREDDAGADAIVDRWLSEHS; encoded by the coding sequence GTGACCGCCACCCGCCAGGAGCAGCACGCCCGGACGCACCAGAACCTGCTGGACGCGACCGTGCACTGCCTCGTCGAGTTCGGCTACGCCGGCACCACCACGCAGCGGGTCCAGGAGCGGGCTGGGGTGTCGCGCGGGGCGCTGCTGCACCACTTCGGCTCGAAGCAGGAGCTGTTCGTCGCCGCGATCCACCACGTGGCCGAGGGCCGGCTGGCCCGTCTGCGCGAGGAAGGACCGGCGGATTCGTTGCGCGGGCTGGTCACCGCCCTGCGCGCGTCGATGTCCGGGCCGTTGTACCTCGCCGGGTTGGAGCTGTGGATGGGCGCGCGCACCGACCCGGCGCTGCACGCGTCGCTGGTGCCGGCCGAGCGCGAGCTGGGCCGGGAGTTGCGGACCGCGTTCGCCCAGGTGTCGCCGTTGTCCGAAGGAGTGTCCGAAAAGGACAACCGGATCGCCTTCGACTCCTTGCTGATGCTGTTGCGCGGACTCGCGCTCACCGGCGTGCTGCGCGAGGACGACGCCGGGGCGGACGCGATCGTGGACCGGTGGCTGTCCGAGCACAGCTGA
- a CDS encoding thiamine pyrophosphate-binding protein has translation MKVAELVGRTLADLGAGIVFGVVGSGNFEVTNALRAAGVRFVAARHEGGAASMADAYARLSGEVSVLSVHQGCGLTNAVTGITEAAKSRTPMIVLAADTAGSAVLSNFAIDQDALAVAVGAISERVHSAESAQADTIRAYRTAWQQNRTVLLNLPLDVQAQEAPEPAPLPELTGPAAIRPETGTADALAALIEEAERPVFIAGRGARGQATVLRALADVSGALLATSAVANGLFHDDPWALGISGGFASPLAAELIAGADVVVGWGCALNQLTTRHGKLLGPRARLVQVDRDQSALGAHRPIDLGVAGDVAATAVDVLELLESQGHHASGYRSPEVAARIAKGVRWNDITHEDRSGGGRIDPRTLSARLDELLPAQRVVSIDSGNFMGYPSAYLSVPDENGFCFTQAYQSIGLGLGTAIGAALARPDRLPVLGVGDGGFHMAISELGTAVRLGLPLVVIVYHDAAYGAEVHHFTDSDLDTVRFPDTDVAAIARGFGCAGLTVREPSDLAGVTAWLDGPRSAPLVIDAKIADDGGSWWLAEAFGH, from the coding sequence GTGAAGGTCGCCGAACTGGTCGGGCGGACCCTCGCCGACCTGGGCGCGGGGATCGTCTTCGGGGTGGTCGGCAGCGGCAACTTCGAGGTGACCAACGCGCTGCGGGCGGCCGGCGTCCGGTTCGTCGCCGCCCGCCACGAGGGCGGCGCCGCGAGCATGGCCGACGCGTACGCCCGGCTCAGCGGCGAGGTCTCCGTGCTCAGCGTGCACCAGGGCTGCGGGCTGACGAACGCCGTCACCGGCATCACCGAAGCGGCCAAGAGCCGCACGCCGATGATCGTGCTGGCCGCGGACACCGCCGGGTCCGCCGTGCTGTCGAACTTCGCGATCGACCAGGACGCCCTCGCCGTCGCAGTCGGCGCGATTTCCGAACGTGTCCACTCAGCCGAGAGCGCGCAGGCCGACACGATCCGCGCGTACCGGACCGCGTGGCAGCAGAACCGAACGGTGCTGCTCAACCTGCCGCTGGACGTCCAGGCCCAGGAAGCTCCCGAACCCGCGCCACTGCCGGAACTCACCGGCCCGGCGGCAATCCGCCCGGAAACCGGCACGGCGGACGCGCTGGCCGCGTTGATCGAAGAAGCCGAGCGCCCGGTCTTCATCGCCGGGCGCGGCGCGCGGGGCCAGGCCACGGTGTTGCGCGCGCTCGCGGACGTCTCGGGCGCCCTGCTGGCGACGTCCGCCGTCGCGAACGGGCTCTTCCACGACGACCCGTGGGCGCTCGGGATCAGCGGCGGGTTCGCGTCCCCGCTCGCCGCCGAGCTCATCGCCGGCGCGGACGTCGTGGTCGGCTGGGGCTGCGCGCTGAACCAGTTGACCACCCGCCACGGCAAGCTGCTGGGCCCGCGGGCACGGCTCGTCCAGGTCGACCGCGACCAGTCCGCGCTCGGCGCGCACCGGCCGATCGACCTCGGTGTGGCCGGAGACGTCGCTGCCACCGCCGTGGACGTCCTGGAGTTACTGGAATCCCAGGGCCACCACGCGTCCGGCTACCGCTCCCCCGAGGTCGCCGCGCGGATCGCGAAAGGCGTGCGGTGGAACGACATCACGCACGAGGACCGTTCCGGCGGCGGCCGCATCGACCCGCGCACGCTCAGCGCTCGGCTCGACGAACTGCTGCCCGCGCAACGGGTCGTGTCGATCGACTCGGGCAACTTCATGGGCTACCCCAGCGCGTACCTCTCGGTGCCGGACGAGAACGGGTTCTGCTTCACCCAGGCGTACCAGAGCATCGGGCTCGGGCTCGGCACCGCGATCGGCGCCGCGCTCGCTCGCCCGGACCGGCTGCCGGTGCTGGGCGTCGGCGACGGCGGGTTCCACATGGCGATCTCCGAGCTGGGGACCGCGGTCCGGCTCGGGTTGCCACTGGTCGTGATCGTCTACCACGACGCGGCGTACGGCGCGGAAGTCCACCACTTCACCGACAGCGACCTGGACACGGTGCGGTTCCCGGACACCGACGTCGCCGCGATCGCCCGCGGTTTCGGCTGCGCCGGGCTCACCGTGCGCGAGCCGTCGGACCTCGCGGGCGTGACCGCCTGGCTCGACGGGCCGCGCAGTGCCCCGCTGGTGATCGACGCGAAAATCGCCGACGACGGCGGTTCCTGGTGGCTCGCGGAGGCGTTCGGGCACTGA
- a CDS encoding cyclase family protein — MSLLAQLSAAITGGGIEVVDLTAPLTPETPILRLPEPFANTVPFRLEEISRYDERGPRWYWNDIHTGEHTGTHLDAPVHWVSGKDGADVSQVPLKTLVAPAVVLDASAKAAGNPDFLLSVDDIREWEAEHGALPDGGWLLYRTGWDVHSSDQERFLNADESGSHTPGVAPECARWLAEETAIAGLGVETVGTDAGQAPGLDPAFPCHELLLGAGKFGLTQLQNLAALPATGTLLVVSPLPIVGGSGSPARVLALVERAA; from the coding sequence ATGTCGTTGCTGGCCCAGCTGAGCGCGGCGATCACCGGCGGCGGGATCGAGGTCGTGGACCTCACCGCGCCGCTCACGCCGGAGACCCCGATCCTGCGGCTGCCCGAGCCGTTCGCGAACACCGTGCCGTTCCGGCTGGAGGAGATCAGCCGCTACGACGAGCGCGGGCCGCGCTGGTACTGGAACGACATCCACACCGGCGAGCACACCGGCACCCACCTCGACGCGCCGGTGCACTGGGTGTCCGGAAAGGACGGTGCCGACGTGTCGCAGGTGCCGCTGAAGACGCTCGTCGCGCCCGCGGTGGTGCTCGACGCGTCCGCGAAAGCCGCGGGAAACCCGGACTTCCTCCTTTCGGTCGACGACATCCGCGAATGGGAGGCCGAGCACGGCGCCCTGCCCGACGGCGGCTGGCTGCTCTACCGCACCGGCTGGGATGTGCACTCCAGCGACCAGGAGCGCTTCCTCAACGCCGACGAGTCCGGCTCGCACACCCCCGGCGTCGCGCCCGAGTGCGCGCGCTGGCTGGCCGAGGAGACAGCGATCGCGGGGCTCGGCGTGGAGACCGTCGGCACCGACGCCGGCCAGGCGCCCGGCCTCGACCCGGCCTTCCCGTGCCACGAACTGCTGCTGGGCGCCGGGAAGTTCGGCCTGACGCAGCTGCAGAACCTCGCCGCGCTGCCCGCCACCGGGACCTTGCTGGTGGTCAGCCCGCTGCCGATCGTCGGCGGGTCCGGCAGTCCGGCCCGGGTGCTCGCGCTCGTGGAGCGGGCCGCGTGA
- a CDS encoding HD domain-containing protein: MFDASAALAAFGFELGVLKRVRRTGWWQVGVRDPESVAEHTMRAAQLAALIAAEEGASPERAAFLALWHDTQETRTGDLPHTAAPYLAKPDPRAITEDQTAALPDAARAVVRDAVGEYEDRESPESRCAKDADKLEMLLQALEYRDLGASGVDEWLASAQKDLFTRTARDLAAAALDLTPLSWRTGR, encoded by the coding sequence ATGTTCGACGCCTCCGCCGCGCTCGCCGCCTTCGGGTTCGAGCTGGGCGTGCTCAAACGCGTCCGCCGCACGGGCTGGTGGCAGGTCGGCGTCCGGGACCCGGAGTCGGTGGCCGAGCACACGATGCGCGCCGCCCAGCTGGCTGCGCTGATCGCCGCGGAGGAAGGGGCGTCGCCGGAGCGCGCGGCGTTCCTCGCGCTCTGGCACGACACCCAGGAGACGCGCACCGGCGATCTGCCGCACACCGCCGCGCCGTACCTGGCCAAGCCGGACCCGCGCGCCATCACCGAAGACCAGACCGCTGCGCTGCCCGACGCCGCCCGGGCCGTCGTGCGGGACGCCGTCGGCGAGTACGAGGACCGGGAATCGCCGGAGTCGCGGTGTGCGAAGGACGCTGACAAGCTGGAGATGCTCTTGCAGGCACTGGAGTATCGGGACCTCGGAGCGTCCGGCGTGGACGAATGGCTGGCCTCGGCGCAGAAGGACCTGTTCACCCGCACCGCCCGCGACCTCGCCGCCGCGGCGCTGGACCTCACGCCGCTGTCCTGGCGCACCGGCCGTTAA
- a CDS encoding L,D-transpeptidase codes for MKRTITAVLAGAAAVAATIGFTGSAEAAGPPCGAQAKACVQLHTNTAWLMDNGAVVRGGVPITVGKAAFPTPAGTFRVQYKDIDHYSKQFHGPMPYSVFFTTTGVAFHQGSLKVQSHGCVHLSHADAVAFYNGLHPGDVVQVVK; via the coding sequence ATGAAGCGGACTATCACAGCGGTACTGGCCGGCGCGGCCGCGGTCGCGGCGACCATCGGGTTCACCGGCAGTGCGGAGGCGGCGGGCCCGCCGTGCGGCGCTCAGGCGAAGGCCTGCGTGCAGCTGCACACCAACACCGCGTGGCTGATGGACAACGGCGCCGTGGTCCGAGGCGGGGTGCCGATCACCGTCGGCAAGGCCGCGTTCCCGACGCCCGCGGGCACGTTCCGCGTGCAGTACAAGGACATCGACCACTACAGCAAGCAGTTCCACGGGCCGATGCCGTACTCGGTCTTCTTCACCACCACCGGCGTCGCGTTCCACCAGGGCAGCCTGAAGGTGCAGTCCCACGGGTGCGTGCACCTTTCGCACGCCGACGCCGTGGCGTTCTACAACGGACTGCACCCCGGCGACGTCGTCCAGGTCGTGAAGTGA
- a CDS encoding CGNR zinc finger domain-containing protein — MERPLLGEPLGLDLLNTTWNDRGVRADLLTDTAGMRIWLEQNNLDLPVTAAARSALVTAREAIRAHTLASDAESGPTREELNTVLAWGRHRPALGPSGPETVAEVAEPDRRAGWLAAVNYLELLAADPSRVRRCAHPECVLYFHDTSPKRSRRWCSMATCGNRAKAARHYARSKD, encoded by the coding sequence ATGGAACGGCCTCTTCTCGGCGAGCCCCTCGGCCTCGACCTCCTGAACACCACGTGGAACGACCGTGGCGTACGCGCCGACCTGCTCACCGACACCGCCGGGATGCGGATCTGGCTGGAGCAGAACAATCTCGACCTGCCCGTCACCGCCGCGGCCCGGTCGGCGCTGGTCACCGCCCGCGAGGCGATCCGCGCGCACACCCTGGCGTCCGACGCGGAATCCGGGCCGACGCGCGAGGAGCTGAACACCGTGCTCGCCTGGGGGCGGCACCGCCCTGCGCTCGGCCCGTCCGGCCCGGAAACCGTCGCCGAAGTGGCCGAACCGGACCGGCGCGCGGGCTGGCTCGCCGCGGTGAACTACCTCGAGCTGCTGGCCGCCGACCCCTCACGCGTCCGGCGCTGCGCGCACCCCGAGTGCGTCCTGTACTTCCACGACACCAGCCCGAAACGCAGCCGCCGCTGGTGCTCGATGGCCACCTGCGGCAACCGCGCCAAGGCCGCGCGGCATTACGCGCGCAGCAAAGACTGA
- a CDS encoding VOC family protein, producing the protein MTTSVTPTEVKTGHVGLNVTDLARSTAFYQRVLGLTVLQNGRDGDREWAFLGRDGQLMITLWRQSEGRFATALPGLHHLSFQVGSLDEVRAVREGLLALGAELHYEDVVPHAEGSDSGGVFFTDPDGIRLEVYAPSGLAGAAAAGEAPACGFF; encoded by the coding sequence GTGACCACGTCTGTTACGCCCACCGAAGTGAAAACCGGGCATGTCGGCTTGAACGTCACCGACCTGGCCCGTTCGACGGCCTTCTATCAACGGGTTCTCGGCCTGACCGTGCTGCAGAACGGCCGCGACGGCGACCGCGAGTGGGCGTTCCTCGGTCGCGACGGGCAGCTGATGATCACGCTGTGGCGCCAGTCCGAGGGCCGCTTCGCCACCGCGTTGCCGGGCCTGCACCACCTGTCGTTCCAGGTCGGCTCGCTCGACGAGGTCCGCGCGGTGCGGGAAGGGCTGCTCGCGCTCGGCGCCGAGCTGCACTACGAAGACGTGGTCCCGCACGCCGAGGGCAGCGACTCGGGCGGCGTGTTCTTCACCGACCCCGACGGCATCCGCCTCGAGGTGTACGCGCCGAGCGGGCTGGCCGGAGCCGCGGCCGCCGGCGAGGCCCCGGCCTGCGGATTCTTCTGA
- a CDS encoding pyridoxamine 5'-phosphate oxidase family protein encodes MAVGVYHAGELAAQAKAGVSAEAARVGAIVRATVPAAAAAFLAERPMLVVGAAGEDSRMWASLLTGPPGFLHAESGGDVIDIAAEPAPGDPLFETLRRGGKVGAISVDPSTRRRMRINGVAEPGPRGLRIVADQVYSNCPKYIQRRDLLTADEERQPEVTVSSTLDTAAAVLVGSADTFFLATSSGNGDCDASHRGGDPGFVRVHDERTLSWPDYPGNTMMMTLGNLEQNRRAGLLFVGWSSGVTLQLTGTAAVDWTGPARETRFTVEQVRRTVGASPLRWGEPELSRFNPAVA; translated from the coding sequence ATGGCCGTGGGCGTCTACCACGCGGGTGAGCTGGCCGCGCAGGCCAAAGCCGGGGTGAGCGCGGAGGCGGCGCGGGTCGGCGCGATCGTCCGCGCCACCGTGCCGGCCGCGGCCGCCGCGTTCCTGGCCGAGCGGCCCATGCTGGTCGTCGGCGCGGCGGGCGAGGACAGCCGGATGTGGGCTTCGCTGCTCACCGGGCCGCCCGGATTCCTGCACGCCGAGAGCGGCGGAGACGTCATCGACATCGCGGCCGAGCCGGCGCCGGGCGATCCACTGTTCGAGACTCTGCGCCGGGGTGGCAAGGTCGGCGCCATCTCGGTCGACCCGAGTACCCGGCGGCGGATGCGGATCAACGGCGTTGCCGAGCCGGGCCCGCGCGGCCTGCGCATCGTCGCGGACCAGGTGTACTCCAACTGTCCCAAGTACATCCAGCGCCGCGATCTGCTGACGGCCGATGAGGAGCGGCAACCCGAAGTGACGGTTTCGTCCACATTGGACACCGCGGCGGCGGTCCTGGTGGGCAGCGCCGACACGTTCTTCCTGGCCACCTCCTCCGGAAACGGGGACTGCGACGCCTCCCACCGCGGCGGCGACCCGGGCTTCGTCCGCGTCCACGACGAGCGCACGCTGAGCTGGCCGGACTACCCGGGCAACACGATGATGATGACGCTGGGCAACCTGGAGCAGAACCGGCGCGCGGGGCTGTTGTTCGTCGGCTGGTCGAGCGGGGTCACGCTGCAGCTCACCGGCACCGCGGCCGTCGACTGGACGGGGCCGGCGCGGGAGACCCGCTTCACCGTCGAGCAGGTGCGGCGGACCGTCGGGGCGAGCCCGTTGCGCTGGGGCGAGCCGGAGCTGTCGCGGTTCAACCCGGCCGTGGCCTGA
- a CDS encoding alpha/beta hydrolase family protein, protein MEFAVRYGPEPDQVADVFFPPDATGPAPLVLVLHGGSWRVENDRGYLEPEARALTANGYVVANVEYRRVGAGGGWPTTFTDVALAVDTLPELIEQRWPGRADTSRVLLFGHSAGGQLALWAAVRDRLPEGAPGRRSGPIPFAGVVAVAPVSALTEALRYAGGFSAVTGVLGGGPEDVPERYAAVDPLTLGSGGVPVVVIHGDRDTAVPPVMSRMYAEATGAELVTVPGVGHFDITVPGGPAWTSIVDAVARLAQERRVRLP, encoded by the coding sequence ATGGAGTTCGCCGTGCGCTACGGACCGGAGCCCGACCAGGTCGCCGACGTGTTCTTCCCGCCGGACGCCACCGGGCCCGCACCGCTGGTCCTGGTGCTGCACGGCGGTTCCTGGCGGGTGGAGAACGACCGCGGCTACCTCGAGCCGGAGGCCCGGGCGCTGACCGCGAACGGTTACGTGGTGGCGAATGTCGAGTACCGGCGCGTCGGCGCGGGCGGTGGCTGGCCGACGACGTTCACCGACGTCGCGCTCGCAGTCGACACCCTGCCCGAGCTGATCGAGCAGCGGTGGCCGGGCCGCGCCGACACCTCGCGGGTCCTGCTCTTCGGCCACTCCGCGGGCGGCCAGCTCGCGCTGTGGGCGGCGGTGCGCGACCGGCTGCCCGAGGGTGCGCCGGGACGGCGGTCCGGACCGATTCCGTTCGCCGGAGTGGTCGCGGTGGCGCCGGTTTCCGCGCTGACCGAGGCATTGCGTTACGCGGGTGGGTTCTCCGCCGTCACCGGTGTGCTCGGCGGCGGCCCCGAAGACGTGCCGGAACGGTACGCCGCAGTGGATCCGCTGACCCTCGGCTCGGGCGGCGTGCCGGTGGTGGTGATCCACGGCGACCGCGACACGGCCGTGCCGCCAGTGATGTCGCGGATGTACGCCGAGGCGACCGGCGCCGAGCTGGTGACCGTGCCGGGTGTCGGGCACTTCGACATCACGGTGCCCGGCGGTCCGGCGTGGACGTCCATTGTGGACGCCGTCGCGCGGCTGGCGCAGGAGCGGCGTGTCCGGCTCCCGTGA
- the tsaA gene encoding tRNA (N6-threonylcarbamoyladenosine(37)-N6)-methyltransferase TrmO, producing the protein MSGSRDGRLPAIGYVRTARTELERTPVQAAANRGEEGLLEIEPEYAEGLDGLAGFDYAWLLSWLDRPDRPGAELTQVPYLLRRERRRMGIFATRGPRRVNPIGLSLVRLLEVSGRTVRFAGVDLLDGTPVLDLKPYVTKFDRPPGEPRCGWFDGVSVPEGVTPEDLA; encoded by the coding sequence GTGTCCGGCTCCCGTGACGGGCGGCTGCCCGCCATCGGTTACGTCCGCACCGCGCGGACGGAGCTGGAGCGCACCCCCGTCCAGGCGGCCGCCAACCGCGGCGAAGAAGGTCTGCTCGAGATTGAGCCGGAATACGCCGAGGGCCTCGACGGGCTGGCCGGGTTCGACTACGCCTGGCTGCTCAGCTGGCTCGACCGCCCGGACCGGCCGGGCGCGGAGCTGACGCAGGTGCCGTACCTGCTGCGTCGCGAGCGGCGCCGGATGGGCATCTTCGCCACACGCGGGCCGCGCCGGGTGAACCCGATCGGGCTGAGCCTGGTCCGGCTGCTGGAGGTCTCGGGCCGCACGGTGCGTTTCGCCGGCGTGGACCTGCTCGACGGCACGCCGGTGCTCGACCTCAAGCCATACGTGACGAAGTTCGACCGGCCGCCGGGGGAGCCGCGATGCGGCTGGTTCGACGGGGTCTCGGTGCCCGAGGGCGTCACGCCGGAGGATCTGGCCTGA
- a CDS encoding Zeta toxin: MPYRWYRPLVHLCHRTRIVARAAGRRGPLVVHEPATRASTRRWLAAVAAVTGRPARLLWLVVTAEEALAGQHSRGRLVRTRSFARHAARAERMRAALAAGSRPPGWQSVHVLGRPAARRAVLTFTPVRNPLAPTVARAPG; encoded by the coding sequence GTGCCGTACCGCTGGTACCGGCCGCTGGTGCACCTGTGCCACCGCACCCGGATCGTGGCTCGGGCGGCCGGCCGCCGCGGGCCGCTGGTGGTGCACGAGCCGGCCACGCGCGCGTCGACCCGGCGCTGGCTCGCGGCCGTTGCGGCGGTCACCGGGCGCCCGGCGCGGCTGCTGTGGCTGGTCGTCACCGCCGAGGAGGCGCTGGCCGGCCAGCACAGTCGGGGACGGCTGGTGCGCACGCGGTCGTTCGCCCGGCACGCGGCCCGCGCGGAGCGGATGCGTGCGGCGCTGGCCGCCGGGTCCCGGCCGCCCGGCTGGCAGAGCGTGCACGTCCTCGGGCGCCCGGCCGCCCGCCGGGCCGTGCTGACGTTCACGCCGGTGCGAAACCCGTTGGCGCCAACGGTTGCCAGGGCACCGGGCTGA